The DNA sequence TTGTGGCCGTTTGTCTCCTGAGGGAAGCATGAGACGCCCGACCGATTGGAAAGTTAGGTTGCCCTTAGCTCTCCTTCTCCACTTGCGCGTAACTGAGTTCTACCGGAGTATTCCGGCCAAATATTTTTACGACGACGTTCAGTTTCTTCCGGTCGTCAAAAACTTCTTCTACTGTGCCGATGAAGCCGCCGAAGGGACCATCAACAACTTTAACTGATTCACCCCGGATATAGGCAACGGTGCTGGCAGCTACTTCCTGCGTTTCCTCTTCTACCTTACCCAGAATACGATTTACTTCAGCTTCCCGCAGCGGAACCGGTACTTTTGACGTAGTTCCTGCTTGCGAATTACCTAGGAAACCTAACACACCCGGCATGTTCAGGATCATGTCAAGGGCACGATTATTACCGAGATCAGCCGAAATCAGGATATAACCGGGAAAGAATGATTTTTCCCGAACACGCTTCTTACCGTTGCGCATTTCGTATACCTTCTCCGCCGGAATAAGAACCTGCGGAATAACTTCATCTAACTTTTGCCGGATAATCTCGTTATCGAGGTAGGATTTGATCTTCTTCTCCTGTCCCGACACCGCCCGAATGACGTACCACTGTATGCCGCTCATATTTTTTCAAGTTTTTAAGTGCCTGGTAGCCGTGTACCCGTTTGACCCAAGTCTCCGTATAACGTTCTTGCCAGCCGACTCAAACACCAAATCAGAAGGACTGATAAAAAGCGTTCAGTCCATTCTCAAACACCAAATCGATTAACCCCACCAACAGCGCAAAAATCAGCGAGGCTACCAGTACCAGGGTTGAGCTGGATTGCAGATCGCTGAATTTAGGCCAGGTAACGTTATGCTGAACTTCCTCCCAGGAGGCTTTCAGAAACGAAATAAACTTGTCCATTGTGCGTAAGGGATTTGCACGGGTGGAGAGATTCGAACTCCCATCAACGGTTTTGGAGACCGCTATTCTACCCTTGAACTACACCCGTGTATGTTATTAGACAAGAAACGCCGGAGTTGGATATAACGATCATGTCGACAACTGACCGCTCTGTCTAACACCCAGCGTCTTAAGTCTTTACTCCGATTTCGGACTGCAAAAGTACGAAATAATCTCAAAAAACAAGTGCATCTCCGAAGAAATGCACTTGTTTTGAGTTACTTGCTTAATCGAGGATTTCCGTTACCTGACCAGCACCAACGGTACGGCCACCTTCGCGGATAGCGAAACGCAGACCTTTTTCCATGGCGATTTTGTTGATCAGCGATACATCAATCGTGATGTTATCACCGGGCATTACCATCTCAACGTTCTCGGGCAATACGATCTCACCCGTTACGTCGGTAGTACGGAAATAGAACTGAGGGCGGTACTTATTGAAGAACGGCGTGTGACGGCCACCTTCCTCTTTCGAGAGTACATAGATCTCAGCCTTGAAACGTGCGTGTGGCGTTACAGAACCTGGCTTGCAGATTACCATGCCACGACGAATGTCGGTTTTTTCAATACCGCGGAGCAGAAGACCCACGTTATCACCAGCTTCGCCACGGTCCAGAATTTTCCGGAACATTTCAACACCAGTCACAACCGACTTCAGGTTTTCAGCACCCATACCGAGGATTTCAACTGGCTCGCCCGAGTTGATGATACCCCGTTCAATACGACCCGTTGCTACCGTACCACGACCCGTGATCGAGAATACGTCCTCAACTGGCATCAGGAATGGAAGATCCGTTTGACGAGGAGGCAGTGGGATGAAATCATCCACGTTCTGCATCAGATCTTCAATGGTAGCTACCCATTTAGCATCGCCGTTCAGACCACCAAGAGCCGAACCTTGAATAACTGGGATGTTGTCACCGTCGAAGTTGTAGAAGCTTAGGAGTTCGCGGATTTCCATTTCAACGAGTTCCAGCAATTCTGGATCGTCGACCATGTCCACTTTGTTCATGAATACAACCAGCTGAGGCACGCCAACCTGGCGGGCGAGCAGGATGTGCTCACGGGTTTGTGGCATTGGGCCATCCGTAGCAGCTACTACGAGGATAGCACCGTCCATTTGAGCGGCACCCGTTACCATGTTCTTCACATAGTCGGCGTGACCTGGGCAGTCAACGTGCGCATAGTGGCGGTTAGCCGTAGCGTACTCAACGTGCGATGTATTGATGGTGATACCGCGCTCTTTCTCTTCGGGAGCGTTGTCGATTGAGGAGAAGTCCCGGATTGCGGCTAGACCCTTTTCGGCCAGCACTTTCGTAATGGCAGCCGTAAGCGTCGTTTTACCGTGGTCAACGTGACCAATCGTACCGATGTTTACGTGCGGTTTCGAGCGGTCAAAATTCTCTTTTGCCATGTTTTTAAAACGCTATTGTGAACTGTTGATTGTTTTTGAATGAACTCGTTAAACGGCAGTTTAGACCCACGAGATCATCCCTTTCGAGATTAGATACCGCTGCGGCTAAAACTCAAAAAGACTTCACGAAGAAGTCCTGAGCCGTTACGGGGATTTGAACCCCGGACCTCTTCCTTACCAAGGAAGTGCTCTACCACTGAGCTATAACGGCTTGTTACACTATTAATGAAAAATGCGCAATGACTAAGGAGCGTTTTACCGCTTTTGTTCATTACACGTAAATCATTCACTCAAACAGAAGCAGGCCTCTCTACACGAACGATGAAAATGAACCGGCGTCTTCATCGTACTGCCCAGATCATAAGGCTATGCACAACTGTTGAGCGGAAGACGGGTCTCGAACCCGCAACCTATAGCTTGGAAGGCTATCGCTCTACCAATTGAGCTACTTCCGCTTACTTGTTTGTTGTGGGGAGTGGAGGATTCGAACCTCCGAAGGCGTACGCCAGCAGATTTACAGTCTGATCCATTTGGCCACTCTGGAAACTCCCCGAAAAGTACTTGTAAAGAACGTGTTCCGCCCCCGTTTCGGGTTTGGAGTTGCAAAATTACAAGGTTTTGCGGTGTTGTCAACATGATGCGTAAAAAAAAGTGAATTAGTTGCGCGATTCCGATGTCTAACACCCACTAATTGCATGGCAAAAATGCGAAAATGCTTGATTAGATGCTATTTACGCAACACTTCGGTTTTTCCACATTTTCCGGTGGCATCTCTCGTTCATCACAACAGTTCAGTCAATTGTTTACCATCCGGATACCGTATATCGCTGATGCGCCACCGTCCTGCCTGCTGTTCCATAGTTACGCGTAGCTCCTGAGGTTTAGCCTTTTGCTCAAACGTTACGTACACAACGGCCCGGGTTCCGGCAACAGCACCGGGCTCTACCCACATCTTTTTTACCTCCTCGGCCGGGGCCATGAATAATGGATTGTTTTTGGTACGGTTCAGCTTTCCGGGCTGGCTTGTTGCATCCTGCCAGATCTGGTCAGCCAGCGATTTGGTAAAGAACTGATCGATCAACGCCCGGTCTTTCCGTTCCAGCAGTGGGTTCTGTTTCTTGCTGTGCTCAAAATACAACGCCCGCACGAGTCGATCGGCAGCCGTGCGGGGTGCATCGGGGCCCGGACGTTTGGCTAGTATAGCCGCGCTGTCTTCCGCCGGGGCAGCCGCTGCCGTTTCCTGTTTAGGCTTCGTCTGACAGGCTAATGCGGTAATGAGTAGGGCAACACAGAGGATTCGTTGCATGGCTAATAGGGAATGACTGTTTTGTAAGATACAGTTAGCTGTCGCCTGACAAGACTCTACACAAAATCCGGGCTGTCCTAAATCTACCCGTTGCAGATGAGGACTTTTGCTCGAAAACGCACAAAAAAGCCGCACCAGGTTCCCGGATGCGGCTTCTTATAAAGCAGGCTCAACTACCAGACTTTGATACGCTGTTCTTTCGTTTTGTACATTTTGTCGCTGGGCTGCACATTGAAAGCCTGGTACCAAGCATCAATATTAGACAGCGGACCATTGCAGCGGTACTGACCGGGCGCGTGTGGATCGGTTAGTATCAATTGAGCGGCCGTTTCGGGCCGAACGTTGATCCGCCAAACCTGCGCCCATGACAGGAAGAACCGTTGATCGGGCGTGAAGCCATCGATCTTTGTTTTTGACTTGCCCTGTGGCGTTTTCTTGAATGCATCGTAAGCAATGGCTAAACCGCCCAGATCGGCCAGATTTTCGCCCAGGGTAAGCTGACCGTTCACTTTCAGTGAGTCGAGCACTTTGAAGCCGAAGAACTGTTCCTTTACCTGGTCAGCCCGTTGTTTAAAGTTGTCCGCATCGGCTTTTGTCCACCAATCGCGTAGTGTACCGTCGGCATCGTACTGACGGCCTGAGTCATCGAAGCCGTGGGTCATTTCATGGCCAATCACCGCCCCAATACCACCGTAGTTGACAGCGTCATCGGCATTGTAGTCGTAGAAGGGAAATTGCAGAATAGCCGCCGGGAAAGCAATCTCGTTATTTACGGGGCTATAGTATGCGTTTACCGTTGGGGGAGTCATACCCCATTCTGTTTTGTCGACGGGCTTACCTAGCCGGTTCACCATGTAGTTGTACGACCACTTGCCAGCCGACTGCACGTTTCCGTAGAAGCTGTTCCGGGCAATGGTAACACCCTCGTAGTTCTTCCATTTATCGGGGTACCCAATTTTCCGTTTGAACGCCAGCAGCTTAACCAGCGCCTTCTTCTTTGTATCCTCGCTCATCCAATCGAGATTTTTAATGTGCTCTTTGTAGGATGCTTCGAGATTGTCGACCAGCGTAAGCATACGCTGTTTGGCTTCGGGTTTGAAATAGCTCTGCACGTATAGCTGGCCCAGCAGGTCACCGAGGGTACCGTCGATCAGGCCACTCACGCGCTGCCAGCGCGGTGTCTGCTCTTTCTGGCCGGTGAGCACTTTCGAGAAAGCAAAGTTCTGTTTCACGAACGCATCGCTCAGGTAAGGAGCTGCGCCTTTGACGATATT is a window from the Spirosoma rigui genome containing:
- the nusG gene encoding transcription termination/antitermination protein NusG, which produces MSGIQWYVIRAVSGQEKKIKSYLDNEIIRQKLDEVIPQVLIPAEKVYEMRNGKKRVREKSFFPGYILISADLGNNRALDMILNMPGVLGFLGNSQAGTTSKVPVPLREAEVNRILGKVEEETQEVAASTVAYIRGESVKVVDGPFGGFIGTVEEVFDDRKKLNVVVKIFGRNTPVELSYAQVEKES
- the secE gene encoding preprotein translocase subunit SecE, which gives rise to MDKFISFLKASWEEVQHNVTWPKFSDLQSSSTLVLVASLIFALLVGLIDLVFENGLNAFYQSF
- the tuf gene encoding elongation factor Tu, with translation MAKENFDRSKPHVNIGTIGHVDHGKTTLTAAITKVLAEKGLAAIRDFSSIDNAPEEKERGITINTSHVEYATANRHYAHVDCPGHADYVKNMVTGAAQMDGAILVVAATDGPMPQTREHILLARQVGVPQLVVFMNKVDMVDDPELLELVEMEIRELLSFYNFDGDNIPVIQGSALGGLNGDAKWVATIEDLMQNVDDFIPLPPRQTDLPFLMPVEDVFSITGRGTVATGRIERGIINSGEPVEILGMGAENLKSVVTGVEMFRKILDRGEAGDNVGLLLRGIEKTDIRRGMVICKPGSVTPHARFKAEIYVLSKEEGGRHTPFFNKYRPQFYFRTTDVTGEIVLPENVEMVMPGDNITIDVSLINKIAMEKGLRFAIREGGRTVGAGQVTEILD
- a CDS encoding DUF3828 domain-containing protein, with amino-acid sequence MQRILCVALLITALACQTKPKQETAAAAPAEDSAAILAKRPGPDAPRTAADRLVRALYFEHSKKQNPLLERKDRALIDQFFTKSLADQIWQDATSQPGKLNRTKNNPLFMAPAEEVKKMWVEPGAVAGTRAVVYVTFEQKAKPQELRVTMEQQAGRWRISDIRYPDGKQLTELL
- a CDS encoding M13 family metallopeptidase, giving the protein MNHQLTFLSATVLVAGLLAAQPGQAAPPKKPAPRPNAAPIKFIDPQNMDQSTKPGDDFYQYANGNWLRQNAIPASKTSWGSFNELREKSLDAMKTLLEDASKTTTKGRLYQMVGDYYVSGMDSATIDKLGFDPIKPDLARIEKVNNKVDFLNELAYQRTQSNGMLFGFFVAQDRKNVSKYLPQLSQGGTTLPDRDYYLKNDARSQKIRDAYRDNLTKMFALIGEEPTQASQDADVIMRVETALAKAQMPRVEMRDPYKTYNKFAVAEFNKQTPGINWADQLTKFGAKGQDTVLVQNPGFYRSLDSLVSATPVEDLRTYMRWNIVKGAAPYLSDAFVKQNFAFSKVLTGQKEQTPRWQRVSGLIDGTLGDLLGQLYVQSYFKPEAKQRMLTLVDNLEASYKEHIKNLDWMSEDTKKKALVKLLAFKRKIGYPDKWKNYEGVTIARNSFYGNVQSAGKWSYNYMVNRLGKPVDKTEWGMTPPTVNAYYSPVNNEIAFPAAILQFPFYDYNADDAVNYGGIGAVIGHEMTHGFDDSGRQYDADGTLRDWWTKADADNFKQRADQVKEQFFGFKVLDSLKVNGQLTLGENLADLGGLAIAYDAFKKTPQGKSKTKIDGFTPDQRFFLSWAQVWRINVRPETAAQLILTDPHAPGQYRCNGPLSNIDAWYQAFNVQPSDKMYKTKEQRIKVW